In the Scyliorhinus torazame isolate Kashiwa2021f chromosome 4, sScyTor2.1, whole genome shotgun sequence genome, one interval contains:
- the LOC140410802 gene encoding uncharacterized protein isoform X2, giving the protein MLILSANMILKEIGTLLVFMSISLVYGIGYKGYNQSPYNTKSQGYELKGLHYQSLEENAKGITVRGDPGLPGPPGPSGPPGAPGQAGYPGKPGIGLIGPPGNPGQPGSQGLTLKGTPGNPGAPGPSGRIGYPGSKGDKGIQGIQGQRGSTGPPGNPGPAGLSVIGKSGPHGSTGSPGVPGLPGAKGHPGYPGLPGQKGDKGIGIPGMSGDKGLPGLPGPQGIPGPLGLSKSGVPGLPGERGIKGDMGPPGPSGFTGAPGHKGLSGPPGVPGIGKSGPAGLPGLSGAPGLKGHPGTQGLPGVPGLPGIGKSGMPGPKGEPGPVGYTGYPGKKGEIGPNGKSGDPGLMGAAGVPGSQGPRGLQGIPGSPGVKGIQGHMGAQGYPGSKGDRGLTGAPGISGFPGKSGSPGLPGATGPTGEKGHIGLAGLSGKNGSPGLPGPQGPLGFPGAVGLRGPAGIPGHKGLPGLPGVQGAPGVNGSPGKSGMPGPPGLISREISKGPPGAPGRTGAEGSPGPPGLPGPPGLPGEIFIQPEKSVQPPPGLLSPIPAFTAILSRPYPPVGQPIIFDILLTNSNNNYDPTSGIFTCEISGLYQFSYHVQIKGANVWVSLYKNGQSILQTYDDYTQGYVDQASGSAIVHLHENDQVYVLLPSEEANGLYSSDEKQSSFSGFLISPS; this is encoded by the coding sequence TACGAGGAGATCCAGgactaccagggccacctggaccttCAGGACCCCCCGGGGCCCCAGGACAAGCAGGATATCCAGGAAAGCCAGGCATTGGGTTGATCGGACCTCCTGGCAACCCAGGACAACCAGGATCACAAGGACTGACTTTGAAGGGAACACCGGGCAATCCAGGAGCACCAGGACCATCAGGCAGAATAGGATATCCTGGATCAAAAGGTGACAAAGGAATTCAAGGGATACAAGGGCAAAGAGGTAGTACAGGACCTCCAGGAAATCCTGGACCAGCCGGATTGTCTGTGATTGGTAAATCAGGTCCACATGGGTCAACAGGTTCTCCAGGAGTACCAGGATTACCCGGAGCAAAAGGTCACCCAGGTTATCCAGGCCTCCCTGGGCAAAAGGGTGATAAAGGAATTGGAATTCCTGGGATGTCTGGTGATAAAGGGCTTCCTGGACTACCagggccacaagggatccctggacCACTGGGATTAAGTAAATCAGGTGTGCCTGGTCTTCCTGGTGAACGAGGTATCAAAGGTGACATGGGACCCCCAGGCCCATCTGGTTTTACAGGTGCACCAGGCCACAAAGGACTATCAGGTCCACCTGGTGTACCTGGAATTGGAAAGTCTGGACCAGCTGGTTTACCAGGATTGTCAGGAGCCCCTGGTCTTAAAGGTCACCCAGGCACACAAGGTTTGCCAGGGGTACCAGGATTGCCAGGTATTGGAAAATCAGGTATGCCAGGGCCCAAAGGAGAACCTGGTCCAGTAGGCTACACTGGATATCCTGGGAAAAAAGGAGAAATAGGACCAAATGGCAAGTCAGGAGATCCGGGGTTGATGGGTGCAGCTGGCGTGCCAGGATCACAAGGTCCAAGAGGTTTACAAGGGATTCCGGGTTCACCAGGAGTAAAAGGTATACAAGGCCACATGGGTGCACAAGGGTACCCTGGATCAAAGGGTGACCGAGGGCTAACTGGTGCTCCAGGAATATCAGGGTTTCCAGGAAAATCAGGTTCACCTGGCCTACCAGGAGCAACTGGTCCAACTGGCGAAAAAGGTCACATTGGACTTGCTGGCCTATCTGGGAAAAACGGAAGTCCTGGTCTTCCTGGCCCTCAAGGTCCATTAGGTTTTCCCGGTGCTGTAGGATTGCGAGGGCCGGCTGGGATTCCTGGTCATAAAGGTTTGCCTGGGTTGCCAGGTGTTCAAGGGGCTCCTGGAGTAAATGGTTCTCCAGGAAAATCAGGAATGCCAGGTCCCCCAGGTCTCATCAGCAGAGAAATATCGAAGGGGCCACCAGGGGCACCTGGACGAACAGGAGCAGAAGGTTCTCCAGGTCCACCAGGTCTCCCTGGTCCACCAGGTCTCCCTGGTGAAATATTTATACAACCAGAAAAATCTGTACAACCACCACCTGGATTGTTGAGCCCAATTCCGGCTTTTACAGCAATTCTTTCTCGGCCATATCCACCAGTAGGGCAGCCAATAATATTCGACATACTATTGACTAATTCAAATAATAATTATGATCCAACATCTGGCATTTTTACATGTGAAATATCAGGCCTTTACCAATTTAGTTACCATGTACAAATCAAGGGGGCAAATGTTTGGGTTTCATTGTATAAAAATGGACAATCCATACTGCAAACATATGATGATTATACACAAGGATATGTTGATCAGGCCTCAGGAAGTGCTATAGTACACCTACATGAAAATGACCAAGTCTACGTCCTGCTACCTTCAGAGGAAGCTAATGGTTTATATTCATCCGATGAGAAACAGTCATCCTTCTCAGGGTTTTTAATTAGCCCTTCATGA
- the LOC140410802 gene encoding uncharacterized protein isoform X1, giving the protein MLILSANMILKEIGTLLVFMSISLVYGIGYKGYNQSPYNTKSQAGYELKGLHYQSLEENAKGITVRGDPGLPGPPGPSGPPGAPGQAGYPGKPGIGLIGPPGNPGQPGSQGLTLKGTPGNPGAPGPSGRIGYPGSKGDKGIQGIQGQRGSTGPPGNPGPAGLSVIGKSGPHGSTGSPGVPGLPGAKGHPGYPGLPGQKGDKGIGIPGMSGDKGLPGLPGPQGIPGPLGLSKSGVPGLPGERGIKGDMGPPGPSGFTGAPGHKGLSGPPGVPGIGKSGPAGLPGLSGAPGLKGHPGTQGLPGVPGLPGIGKSGMPGPKGEPGPVGYTGYPGKKGEIGPNGKSGDPGLMGAAGVPGSQGPRGLQGIPGSPGVKGIQGHMGAQGYPGSKGDRGLTGAPGISGFPGKSGSPGLPGATGPTGEKGHIGLAGLSGKNGSPGLPGPQGPLGFPGAVGLRGPAGIPGHKGLPGLPGVQGAPGVNGSPGKSGMPGPPGLISREISKGPPGAPGRTGAEGSPGPPGLPGPPGLPGEIFIQPEKSVQPPPGLLSPIPAFTAILSRPYPPVGQPIIFDILLTNSNNNYDPTSGIFTCEISGLYQFSYHVQIKGANVWVSLYKNGQSILQTYDDYTQGYVDQASGSAIVHLHENDQVYVLLPSEEANGLYSSDEKQSSFSGFLISPS; this is encoded by the coding sequence TACGAGGAGATCCAGgactaccagggccacctggaccttCAGGACCCCCCGGGGCCCCAGGACAAGCAGGATATCCAGGAAAGCCAGGCATTGGGTTGATCGGACCTCCTGGCAACCCAGGACAACCAGGATCACAAGGACTGACTTTGAAGGGAACACCGGGCAATCCAGGAGCACCAGGACCATCAGGCAGAATAGGATATCCTGGATCAAAAGGTGACAAAGGAATTCAAGGGATACAAGGGCAAAGAGGTAGTACAGGACCTCCAGGAAATCCTGGACCAGCCGGATTGTCTGTGATTGGTAAATCAGGTCCACATGGGTCAACAGGTTCTCCAGGAGTACCAGGATTACCCGGAGCAAAAGGTCACCCAGGTTATCCAGGCCTCCCTGGGCAAAAGGGTGATAAAGGAATTGGAATTCCTGGGATGTCTGGTGATAAAGGGCTTCCTGGACTACCagggccacaagggatccctggacCACTGGGATTAAGTAAATCAGGTGTGCCTGGTCTTCCTGGTGAACGAGGTATCAAAGGTGACATGGGACCCCCAGGCCCATCTGGTTTTACAGGTGCACCAGGCCACAAAGGACTATCAGGTCCACCTGGTGTACCTGGAATTGGAAAGTCTGGACCAGCTGGTTTACCAGGATTGTCAGGAGCCCCTGGTCTTAAAGGTCACCCAGGCACACAAGGTTTGCCAGGGGTACCAGGATTGCCAGGTATTGGAAAATCAGGTATGCCAGGGCCCAAAGGAGAACCTGGTCCAGTAGGCTACACTGGATATCCTGGGAAAAAAGGAGAAATAGGACCAAATGGCAAGTCAGGAGATCCGGGGTTGATGGGTGCAGCTGGCGTGCCAGGATCACAAGGTCCAAGAGGTTTACAAGGGATTCCGGGTTCACCAGGAGTAAAAGGTATACAAGGCCACATGGGTGCACAAGGGTACCCTGGATCAAAGGGTGACCGAGGGCTAACTGGTGCTCCAGGAATATCAGGGTTTCCAGGAAAATCAGGTTCACCTGGCCTACCAGGAGCAACTGGTCCAACTGGCGAAAAAGGTCACATTGGACTTGCTGGCCTATCTGGGAAAAACGGAAGTCCTGGTCTTCCTGGCCCTCAAGGTCCATTAGGTTTTCCCGGTGCTGTAGGATTGCGAGGGCCGGCTGGGATTCCTGGTCATAAAGGTTTGCCTGGGTTGCCAGGTGTTCAAGGGGCTCCTGGAGTAAATGGTTCTCCAGGAAAATCAGGAATGCCAGGTCCCCCAGGTCTCATCAGCAGAGAAATATCGAAGGGGCCACCAGGGGCACCTGGACGAACAGGAGCAGAAGGTTCTCCAGGTCCACCAGGTCTCCCTGGTCCACCAGGTCTCCCTGGTGAAATATTTATACAACCAGAAAAATCTGTACAACCACCACCTGGATTGTTGAGCCCAATTCCGGCTTTTACAGCAATTCTTTCTCGGCCATATCCACCAGTAGGGCAGCCAATAATATTCGACATACTATTGACTAATTCAAATAATAATTATGATCCAACATCTGGCATTTTTACATGTGAAATATCAGGCCTTTACCAATTTAGTTACCATGTACAAATCAAGGGGGCAAATGTTTGGGTTTCATTGTATAAAAATGGACAATCCATACTGCAAACATATGATGATTATACACAAGGATATGTTGATCAGGCCTCAGGAAGTGCTATAGTACACCTACATGAAAATGACCAAGTCTACGTCCTGCTACCTTCAGAGGAAGCTAATGGTTTATATTCATCCGATGAGAAACAGTCATCCTTCTCAGGGTTTTTAATTAGCCCTTCATGA